A single window of Natronogracilivirga saccharolytica DNA harbors:
- a CDS encoding DUF4838 domain-containing protein has protein sequence MNHFTTFFTKTGRVVFLIGLSVTLFAFTGTSQSEDLSGSDKLNDIGSPQNTVLASGGQASMEVVVGPDASRTTTDAANELADYLGKITGGSFSVTTGNGSSGIAVGTYSDFPGLDLDDLFDSRNPARGDEHLVHSHGSGVYLVGATDLASQHAVWTLLYELGYRQYFPTETWEIIPDKPDLSADISSFESPDFYNRNGPREAAYTHRQLWHEWQDRNRMTSSFGVATGHAYNSIIRRNQEEFDANPQYTAESSSKFRVSEEGLVDLVVQDAVNRIKDDPDRMSVSMEPSDGGGWCDSPEEQAMGSISDRVVYLANAVAEAINDLGMGDRYVGIYAYNLHSAPPDIEVHPNVVVSVATAYTHAGYSVDELVEGWGRQGAMIGIRDYYDTFVWGQGMPRSGVGGNIPRLADRLSGFHENGARFMNANSVDSWPVNGPGFYLSSRLLWDMSLTENVEEIIEEFLEKSFGEAMEPMRKFYELVGRGRSVPRTTNDVLAHMYEYLSEAREITDDPEVRARLDEIVLYTRYVELYSKVSDADSDGARQSAAESTFRHLYRMQSIMMSPVRHLYHHFRRSDVSVEIPREADPGRLRVGRELTDMEPWKSSKLFTDEEIAEFVSNGLEKYEKEELDFDIVTYSKDLVPADSYLDLPEVRTGSFGRGFRGEKSMFTWLRAGEPLELDVRGGTISHYQDRGNVRFHLMSPREATTEAVDFDDSVPPDGETYQIELTSEYDGLHELMWNDGRDRTYLEWDEGHPMTVRASLDSPFSFQRDFRLFFYVPEGTKVVGGYLNHHFNVTFRDNNGDKIEGWQNEEESGYFALPVKEGQDGSLWRISADRNRTLRLMTVPPYLARSEQELLLPKELFEEDDTPTSAGQEEQPDTYELGQNYPNPFNPVTQIRFAVPEQSHVTLEVYNVLGQRVTTLLNEEKSPGRYEVTFDGAGLSSGVYLYRLQTDTFIETKQMMLVK, from the coding sequence ATGAATCATTTTACGACATTTTTTACGAAAACGGGGAGAGTGGTATTCCTTATCGGCCTTTCCGTTACCCTGTTTGCATTTACCGGAACATCACAAAGCGAAGACCTGTCCGGATCAGATAAACTGAACGATATCGGAAGCCCGCAAAACACCGTATTGGCAAGCGGTGGCCAGGCATCAATGGAAGTGGTCGTGGGTCCGGATGCTTCAAGAACCACAACCGACGCCGCCAACGAGCTGGCTGACTACCTTGGCAAAATCACAGGCGGGTCATTCAGTGTCACGACCGGAAACGGATCAAGTGGCATAGCCGTCGGAACCTACAGCGATTTCCCCGGTCTTGACCTGGACGATCTTTTCGACTCCCGGAATCCGGCCCGTGGCGACGAACACCTGGTCCACTCGCACGGATCGGGCGTTTACCTGGTTGGTGCAACCGACCTTGCTTCCCAGCACGCCGTATGGACCCTCCTGTACGAACTGGGCTACCGGCAATACTTCCCGACCGAAACCTGGGAAATCATTCCCGACAAACCCGACTTGAGTGCCGACATCAGTTCATTCGAAAGTCCGGATTTTTATAATCGCAATGGACCGCGGGAAGCGGCATATACCCACAGGCAATTATGGCATGAATGGCAGGACCGCAATCGTATGACATCCTCCTTCGGTGTTGCTACTGGACATGCTTACAATTCAATCATTCGTAGGAATCAGGAAGAGTTTGATGCCAATCCACAATATACAGCAGAATCCAGCTCAAAATTTCGTGTTTCTGAGGAAGGATTGGTAGATCTTGTAGTCCAGGATGCCGTCAATCGGATCAAAGACGATCCGGACCGAATGAGTGTCTCAATGGAGCCTTCTGATGGAGGCGGCTGGTGCGATTCACCCGAGGAGCAGGCAATGGGTTCGATCAGTGACAGAGTGGTCTATCTTGCCAATGCCGTAGCAGAAGCCATCAACGATTTGGGTATGGGTGACAGGTATGTGGGTATTTATGCTTATAACTTGCACTCTGCTCCACCTGATATTGAAGTCCATCCCAATGTGGTTGTCAGTGTAGCTACTGCATATACACATGCAGGCTATTCTGTGGATGAATTGGTGGAAGGCTGGGGCCGGCAAGGTGCGATGATCGGTATTCGCGACTACTATGACACCTTTGTTTGGGGACAGGGAATGCCGCGCTCAGGTGTGGGTGGCAACATCCCGCGTCTGGCCGACAGACTTTCCGGATTTCATGAAAACGGAGCTCGTTTTATGAATGCCAACTCAGTGGACTCATGGCCGGTTAATGGACCAGGGTTTTATTTGTCCTCAAGATTACTTTGGGATATGTCATTGACTGAAAACGTCGAAGAGATCATCGAAGAATTTCTTGAAAAGTCATTTGGCGAAGCCATGGAACCTATGCGTAAATTTTATGAACTGGTCGGCCGCGGTCGTTCTGTACCCCGTACTACCAACGATGTGCTGGCGCATATGTACGAATACCTTTCTGAAGCCAGAGAAATCACTGATGACCCTGAAGTTAGAGCCCGACTTGATGAAATAGTACTTTATACTAGATATGTAGAGCTTTATTCAAAAGTCAGTGATGCTGACTCTGACGGAGCCCGTCAAAGTGCTGCAGAAAGTACGTTTCGCCATCTCTACAGAATGCAAAGCATCATGATGTCTCCTGTGCGTCATTTATATCATCACTTTCGGAGGTCGGATGTTTCTGTAGAAATTCCAAGAGAAGCGGATCCTGGGCGATTACGGGTAGGTCGGGAACTGACAGATATGGAGCCCTGGAAAAGCAGCAAATTATTTACGGATGAAGAAATTGCGGAGTTTGTCAGCAATGGGCTGGAAAAATATGAAAAAGAGGAGCTGGATTTTGATATTGTTACCTACAGTAAGGATCTGGTACCTGCTGATTCATACCTTGACTTGCCGGAAGTGAGAACAGGCAGTTTCGGACGCGGCTTTCGTGGCGAAAAGAGTATGTTCACATGGCTACGGGCCGGGGAGCCATTGGAGCTGGATGTCCGGGGCGGAACCATATCCCATTACCAGGACAGGGGAAATGTCCGTTTTCATCTGATGTCACCCAGGGAAGCAACAACGGAAGCGGTGGATTTCGATGATAGTGTGCCGCCGGACGGGGAAACCTATCAGATAGAATTGACCTCTGAATATGATGGTTTGCATGAGCTGATGTGGAACGACGGTAGAGACCGCACATACCTGGAATGGGACGAAGGCCATCCGATGACGGTTCGTGCCAGTTTGGACAGCCCTTTCAGTTTTCAGCGTGACTTCCGACTGTTTTTTTATGTGCCGGAAGGTACAAAAGTTGTTGGGGGATATCTGAACCATCACTTCAATGTCACCTTCAGAGATAACAATGGAGACAAAATAGAAGGCTGGCAGAACGAAGAAGAGAGTGGATATTTCGCGTTGCCAGTCAAAGAAGGACAGGACGGCAGCCTTTGGAGAATATCAGCTGATCGCAACAGAACTTTGAGGCTGATGACCGTGCCCCCGTACCTGGCGCGCAGTGAACAGGAATTGCTGCTGCCCAAAGAACTTTTTGAGGAAGATGATACGCCGACCTCTGCCGGACAGGAAGAGCAGCCGGATACATACGAGTTGGGACAAAATTATCCAAACCCGTTCAATCCCGTGACACAGATCCGGTTTGCCGTTCCGGAGCAGTCACACGTCACACTGGAAGTGTATAATGTGCTTGGACAACGGGTGACCACGCTGTTGAACGAAGAAAAGTCACCGGGCAGGTACGAGGTAACCTTCGACGGTGCCGGATTGTCCAGCGGGGTGTATCTGTACCGGCTTCAGACCGATACATTCATTGAAACCAAACAAATGATGCTGGTCAAGTGA
- a CDS encoding metallophosphoesterase, with protein MLGLAGQSADGSDCFIGGPYVLHVEHDRAQIVWVTPAGTDAGSVAIEANGGEEQQNVKAVVSIPLFRDRNSEEDELDHLRHLSKVEELQPHTEYHYEVQCGDGESTASGRFKTPPKPGESVPVEFVAVGDGHANTINSSYIRISEPVGEIKPDFVIHAGDLRGGRGHDWSRWEGYLKVARPYLQNSIFLPVVGAHDVRPARNFRSLFAFNDPDGNPDDEDDAGTYYTMQYGNILVIILDHVYEIEEQVQWVEEVLSQSEAEWIIVSSHESWTSVASRGNWLRNEYYKDFSRIFEEHGVDIVITAHDHMYERRIPFGSKGVKPVHYITINSNGNSRSVRPSPVVAGGIGKREHVYTHFRVDGNQLEMDVIKYDGTVLDRLELIKDDDGMYQDEVMEQAVDLDLAHKLSHIYTGQSMTEGLRYERRDIMGQFKSQAPENGESVVLKLNTGNASDHERDVSRFPLGSKLIVYEQNDPSSWQTEKQIIEITGDTTEIEVTAPDNMIHDVEGFDPPLELEVNIRVDGRDFERATIRPTLTGSGELDKVNLEAPSSNQWVPAKPVFAWEEMPQAREYQLQAGLPDFDNVKIDTIVTDTHFKYSNGLEEGEDYVWRVRALNEFEGPWSDEIRFHVNRSTEQGNFDPVSFGDNLVPAVDKIEVPSVNFGSTGRFRGENSMFTWLEADGVLPLKVRGGGISHFQDRGNVRINLIKVANADTVDRDHSVPPDGEFYEVELVSPSNGLHELQWNDGNDRTALEWPEGQPMSIRASKEHPFSFQRGFHLYFYVPEGTSVVAGHLSSHSSVDFYDGSGNEFTGWQNTEDGEGSFVIPVPEGLDNTFWSVEGERNRTLSLYTVPPYLARSTEELLLPEELFETEDIPTSSRNDETPSRIELEQNYPNPFNPETIISFSLPEQEHVTLEVYNVAGQRVMTLLNEVKPSGSHEVVFDASDLSSGVYLYRLQTNDYVKSRQMLLIK; from the coding sequence ATGCTGGGCCTCGCAGGGCAGTCAGCCGATGGCAGTGACTGTTTTATCGGAGGACCTTATGTTTTGCATGTCGAACACGACAGAGCCCAAATAGTCTGGGTGACCCCGGCCGGTACCGATGCCGGCAGTGTGGCGATTGAAGCTAACGGAGGCGAAGAACAGCAGAACGTAAAAGCAGTAGTTTCTATACCACTTTTTAGGGATCGCAATTCTGAGGAGGACGAGCTGGATCATCTCAGGCATCTGTCCAAAGTAGAAGAACTGCAACCCCATACTGAGTATCACTATGAGGTGCAATGCGGGGACGGAGAGTCCACCGCCAGCGGGCGATTCAAGACGCCTCCAAAGCCGGGTGAGTCTGTACCTGTTGAATTTGTGGCTGTTGGTGATGGGCATGCTAACACCATTAATAGTTCATATATTCGCATATCAGAACCGGTTGGTGAAATTAAACCTGACTTTGTCATTCATGCCGGGGATTTGAGAGGAGGAAGAGGTCACGACTGGAGTCGTTGGGAAGGCTACTTAAAAGTTGCCCGTCCATATCTGCAAAACAGCATTTTTCTTCCGGTTGTGGGAGCGCATGATGTTCGACCGGCCAGAAACTTCCGATCTCTGTTTGCTTTTAATGATCCGGATGGCAATCCTGATGATGAAGACGATGCCGGTACTTACTACACGATGCAATACGGTAATATCCTGGTGATCATTCTTGATCATGTCTATGAAATTGAGGAACAGGTGCAGTGGGTGGAAGAGGTGCTTTCACAGTCGGAAGCGGAATGGATTATTGTATCCAGCCACGAATCATGGACGAGTGTTGCTAGTCGTGGAAACTGGCTACGCAACGAATATTATAAAGACTTTTCAAGGATATTTGAAGAACATGGTGTAGACATCGTAATCACGGCTCATGACCATATGTATGAACGAAGAATTCCCTTCGGATCCAAAGGAGTCAAACCGGTGCATTATATTACTATCAATTCAAACGGCAATAGCCGTAGTGTACGTCCGAGCCCTGTTGTAGCGGGAGGTATTGGAAAAAGAGAACATGTGTACACCCATTTTCGTGTGGATGGTAACCAGCTTGAGATGGATGTCATAAAATATGACGGAACGGTACTAGACCGGCTGGAGCTAATTAAAGACGATGACGGCATGTATCAGGATGAAGTTATGGAACAGGCTGTAGACCTTGATCTTGCTCACAAACTGTCACATATATATACAGGGCAGAGCATGACAGAAGGTCTGCGATATGAACGGCGTGACATCATGGGTCAATTCAAATCGCAGGCTCCTGAAAATGGTGAGTCTGTTGTTTTGAAGCTGAATACCGGAAATGCAAGTGATCATGAAAGAGATGTCAGCCGTTTTCCCTTAGGAAGTAAACTGATTGTTTATGAGCAAAATGACCCGTCCTCATGGCAAACCGAAAAGCAGATTATTGAGATAACCGGTGATACAACAGAGATTGAAGTGACGGCTCCGGATAATATGATACATGATGTTGAAGGATTTGATCCGCCACTGGAACTGGAAGTTAACATCCGTGTGGACGGACGTGATTTTGAACGGGCAACGATCCGTCCGACATTGACTGGCAGCGGTGAACTTGACAAAGTGAATCTTGAAGCTCCTTCATCAAACCAGTGGGTACCCGCCAAACCGGTTTTTGCTTGGGAGGAGATGCCTCAGGCGAGGGAATACCAACTCCAGGCAGGCTTACCCGATTTTGATAATGTTAAAATTGATACCATTGTTACGGACACGCATTTTAAATATTCAAATGGTTTGGAGGAAGGGGAAGATTATGTGTGGAGAGTTCGGGCACTGAATGAATTCGAAGGGCCATGGTCAGATGAAATCCGGTTTCATGTCAACCGATCGACAGAGCAAGGCAACTTTGATCCGGTCTCATTTGGTGACAATCTGGTACCGGCAGTCGATAAAATAGAAGTACCTTCAGTGAATTTTGGAAGTACAGGAAGATTTCGTGGAGAAAACAGCATGTTCACATGGCTGGAGGCGGATGGGGTGCTACCTTTGAAGGTGAGAGGTGGAGGAATCTCTCATTTCCAGGATCGAGGTAATGTTCGAATTAATTTGATCAAAGTTGCAAATGCCGATACGGTGGACAGGGATCATAGTGTGCCGCCTGACGGTGAATTTTATGAAGTTGAGCTGGTATCACCGTCAAATGGACTTCATGAGCTGCAATGGAACGACGGAAACGACAGGACTGCATTGGAGTGGCCGGAGGGACAACCTATGTCAATCCGTGCCAGCAAAGAACATCCTTTTAGTTTTCAACGCGGTTTTCATCTTTATTTTTATGTTCCTGAAGGAACTTCCGTCGTAGCCGGGCACCTTAGTTCACACAGTAGCGTTGATTTTTATGATGGTAGTGGCAATGAATTTACCGGATGGCAGAATACAGAAGATGGCGAAGGATCCTTTGTTATCCCTGTGCCGGAAGGTCTTGATAATACATTCTGGAGTGTCGAGGGAGAAAGAAACCGCACTTTGAGTTTATATACGGTACCACCGTATCTGGCAAGAAGCACGGAAGAGCTGTTGTTACCGGAAGAGCTGTTTGAAACCGAAGATATTCCAACTTCATCAAGAAATGATGAAACTCCGTCCCGGATCGAGCTGGAGCAAAATTATCCAAACCCGTTTAATCCGGAGACGATTATAAGCTTTTCACTTCCCGAGCAGGAGCATGTCACCCTGGAGGTATACAATGTGGCTGGTCAGCGCGTCATGACACTTCTTAACGAAGTAAAACCATCCGGCAGTCATGAAGTCGTGTTTGATGCCTCTGATTTATCCAGCGGTGTGTATCTGTATCGATTGCAGACTAATGACTATGTAAAAAGCAGACAGATGCTATTGATCAAATAG
- a CDS encoding polysaccharide biosynthesis tyrosine autokinase — protein MVDSEPLYNGNHSSSNGNASGSGARPATGKGANPGSAMEQDQGNYMQQKIMAGLLRFKWLILLAALAGGVAAWYYTENITPEYLASGMIIIHQDSEESLSSGGDITSRLNRSLGPAGTRSMDNHVQLLKSRVFAERIAEKLMEQEVMSNGEVFPVLLREIEGNEPLKAAKGQVVSRLRSKADVKRVSGSDDLIEISYISHDPLEAKELANLFMNEFVELTDERARSSIQATLQYLQDEMLNKVGGRLADSEQRIEDFMRSEPGGLNLASHTDRLVGQVHTLEEEAERNRLELESIENRKERAQDELNEIEPGLTDQMKSATTARVRMLQENMANLTIERMLMLNKNPSLRTNEDQEPRLKEINNEMDQISNEIDELVSEGLDQTRGFLFTEAGEMNSRILELQRQIADLTVERIRLQSLINLAEKRISDYNEELDQLPEKQTRMARLQRERERDERMYNELAGRAFEMGLMEQSTRGSGRIFEDALQPGSPFRPDVPTNLLLGILLGMGLAVSGVFLRVMLDYRIDSIDLLKKYGLPVLSVIPDMKPVIRSQFKGQSHYKVVDKKLSTLLVPLYDPISNVSESFRRLFNNLRFNNPDSRNKLFVLTSPGKGEGKTTTISNLAITMGESGNRVLLLDCDFRKPHVHRMFGLDMEPGITDYLFDDTPLEELIVSAQAPGLDILTSGKQTVSPDRAINSNKMRRLIEEVTDKYDYILIDTAPFGIISDAAPLIRMSDGVIALVRFNKSKTPELDHLIENLNSISAEVVGTVLNDFNPKVASGYYTDNRKYAYNDKVYKSYSNKVKKPDKKEKENV, from the coding sequence ATGGTAGACTCAGAACCTCTCTACAACGGCAATCATTCCTCCTCAAACGGAAACGCATCCGGATCCGGGGCGCGACCGGCTACCGGTAAAGGAGCTAATCCAGGCAGCGCCATGGAGCAGGACCAGGGCAATTACATGCAGCAGAAGATCATGGCAGGACTGCTGCGCTTCAAGTGGCTCATACTGCTGGCTGCACTGGCAGGAGGTGTAGCAGCATGGTATTACACTGAGAATATAACTCCGGAATATCTCGCTTCCGGTATGATCATCATTCATCAGGATAGTGAAGAGTCACTCTCTTCGGGCGGCGATATCACCAGCAGATTGAACCGGTCTCTTGGTCCGGCAGGCACCAGATCCATGGATAATCACGTCCAGTTACTGAAATCACGCGTGTTTGCAGAACGCATTGCCGAAAAGCTCATGGAACAGGAAGTAATGAGCAACGGGGAAGTATTTCCGGTGCTCCTTCGTGAAATTGAGGGCAATGAACCTCTGAAGGCTGCCAAAGGGCAGGTTGTCTCGCGCCTGCGCAGCAAAGCCGATGTGAAACGTGTATCCGGATCTGACGATCTTATTGAAATCAGCTATATTTCTCATGATCCTCTTGAAGCAAAAGAGCTGGCCAATCTGTTTATGAACGAATTTGTGGAATTGACGGATGAGCGTGCGCGCTCGTCAATTCAGGCAACGCTTCAGTATCTGCAGGATGAAATGCTTAACAAAGTTGGGGGACGTCTTGCTGACTCCGAACAGAGAATCGAAGACTTTATGCGAAGTGAACCCGGCGGACTGAATCTGGCCAGTCATACGGACAGACTCGTCGGTCAGGTACATACCCTTGAGGAAGAAGCCGAAAGAAACCGGCTGGAACTGGAGTCCATAGAAAACCGGAAAGAACGTGCGCAGGATGAGCTCAATGAAATTGAACCGGGACTTACCGACCAGATGAAATCCGCAACCACGGCCCGGGTGCGGATGCTTCAGGAAAATATGGCCAACCTGACCATTGAACGCATGCTGATGCTTAACAAAAACCCGTCATTGCGCACTAATGAAGATCAGGAGCCCAGACTCAAGGAAATCAACAATGAAATGGATCAGATCAGCAATGAAATTGATGAGCTGGTATCCGAAGGGCTTGATCAGACCAGGGGTTTCCTGTTTACCGAAGCGGGCGAAATGAACTCCCGTATTCTGGAACTGCAGCGTCAGATTGCCGACCTTACCGTGGAAAGAATAAGACTGCAGTCGCTGATCAACCTGGCCGAAAAACGTATTTCCGATTATAATGAAGAACTGGATCAGCTCCCGGAAAAACAGACACGTATGGCCCGTCTGCAGCGGGAACGAGAGCGTGATGAGAGAATGTACAATGAACTGGCCGGCAGAGCATTTGAAATGGGACTCATGGAGCAGAGCACACGAGGAAGCGGGCGCATCTTTGAGGATGCCTTGCAGCCTGGCTCACCCTTCAGGCCGGATGTTCCCACGAATCTGCTTCTCGGCATACTGCTTGGAATGGGACTTGCCGTCTCCGGAGTGTTCCTGAGAGTGATGCTGGATTACCGGATAGACAGTATTGACCTGCTTAAAAAATACGGTCTGCCCGTACTCTCGGTCATACCGGACATGAAACCGGTGATCAGGAGTCAGTTTAAAGGTCAGTCACACTACAAGGTAGTGGACAAAAAACTGTCTACACTTCTGGTGCCGCTTTATGACCCCATTTCCAACGTTTCTGAAAGCTTCCGCAGACTGTTTAACAATCTGAGGTTCAACAATCCGGACAGCAGGAACAAGCTGTTCGTATTGACCAGCCCCGGGAAAGGGGAGGGCAAAACCACTACCATCTCCAATCTGGCAATAACCATGGGTGAAAGCGGCAACAGAGTGCTGCTGCTGGATTGTGACTTCAGAAAACCACATGTACACCGGATGTTCGGACTTGATATGGAACCGGGTATAACGGACTATCTTTTTGATGATACCCCACTGGAAGAACTAATTGTTTCGGCACAGGCTCCGGGACTGGATATACTGACATCGGGCAAGCAGACGGTGAGTCCGGACCGGGCCATCAACAGCAACAAGATGCGCCGGCTAATAGAAGAAGTCACAGATAAGTACGATTACATACTTATTGATACGGCTCCTTTCGGAATCATCTCCGATGCGGCACCACTGATCCGGATGTCGGACGGTGTCATTGCACTTGTTCGCTTCAACAAGTCAAAAACGCCGGAGCTCGATCATCTGATTGAAAACCTGAACAGTATCAGTGCCGAGGTTGTGGGGACCGTGCTGAACGATTTCAACCCGAAAGTGGCATCCGGGTACTACACCGACAATCGCAAATATGCCTATAACGACAAAGTGTACAAATCCTACAGCAACAAGGTGAAAAAGCCGGATAAAAAAGAGAAGGAAAATGTGTGA
- a CDS encoding ABC transporter ATP-binding protein, whose translation MLTALRKIIYLLPKGDPVKLVILFFMMMFAALLEVAGIGMIPAFVSIVADPDRVLQYEPVERIFASLNITTSRELLIWGGGALIVIFVVKNLYMIAYFYIQARFVYKRNYTISRELMTSYMQAPYTFHLQRNTAELLRNSTQEVRMIVKQVLKPVLELSKELVMVLSIILFLVIMEPVISLIVFLVMGSTVGSFLLLTQKKMKKYGREEQKMRREMIKSVNQGLGGIKDARVLNREDEFINVFRKASLRSSRLMTVHQFLAKIPKPVVETLAVVGIMLIAVTMVIQGRPITAIIPIMALFAMATVRLMPAVQQITSILTRLRYNIVSVDPVYNDMVELAEYRKILSADRDRKERFLLKNNIEIKDVHYHYPESDEQALNGVSFIIPRGKAVAFTGSSGAGKTTVVDLLLGLLEPQSGSVLVDGKDINDNLSAWQRNIGYIPQFIYLADETLRQNIAFGLPGDKIDDKQVWKAVRLAQLEDLVHRLPHGLDTIIGERGTRLSGGQRQRVGIARALYHDPQVLVMDEATSALDNITEKQIIKAIEELKGERTIIMIAHRLTTVMNCDILYLMDAGKIVKQGTYQELISSSKQFREMAMEQ comes from the coding sequence TTGCTTACGGCACTTAGAAAAATTATCTATCTGCTTCCGAAAGGGGATCCCGTCAAGCTGGTGATTCTCTTTTTTATGATGATGTTTGCAGCGCTGCTTGAAGTGGCCGGAATTGGAATGATACCGGCCTTTGTATCCATAGTAGCCGATCCGGATCGTGTGCTTCAGTATGAACCCGTAGAACGTATATTTGCATCACTGAATATCACTACATCAAGAGAATTGCTCATATGGGGGGGAGGTGCGCTCATAGTGATTTTTGTTGTTAAAAATCTGTACATGATTGCGTATTTCTATATCCAGGCCCGATTCGTATATAAAAGAAACTATACCATATCCCGGGAGCTCATGACATCGTACATGCAGGCGCCCTATACGTTTCATTTGCAGCGAAACACGGCGGAATTGCTGCGAAATTCCACTCAGGAAGTCCGGATGATTGTCAAACAAGTGTTGAAACCGGTACTTGAATTGTCCAAAGAGCTGGTGATGGTGTTGTCTATTATACTATTTCTGGTCATAATGGAACCGGTAATCTCGTTGATCGTATTTCTTGTCATGGGATCAACCGTGGGGAGCTTTCTTTTGCTTACGCAGAAGAAAATGAAAAAATATGGCCGTGAAGAGCAAAAAATGCGGCGGGAAATGATCAAATCGGTAAATCAGGGTCTGGGCGGGATCAAAGATGCCAGGGTACTCAACCGGGAGGATGAATTTATAAATGTGTTCCGGAAAGCTTCGCTTCGCAGTTCCCGATTGATGACCGTTCATCAGTTTCTTGCAAAAATTCCCAAACCTGTGGTTGAAACGCTTGCCGTAGTGGGTATTATGCTGATTGCTGTCACCATGGTCATCCAGGGCCGGCCGATAACTGCGATTATTCCGATTATGGCTCTTTTCGCCATGGCTACCGTCCGGCTGATGCCCGCAGTTCAGCAAATCACCAGTATTCTTACCCGGCTCCGATATAATATTGTATCTGTTGATCCGGTCTATAATGACATGGTGGAGCTGGCGGAATACAGGAAAATCTTAAGTGCTGATCGCGACAGAAAAGAGAGATTTTTACTCAAAAATAATATTGAAATTAAAGATGTTCATTACCACTATCCGGAATCTGATGAACAGGCTCTGAATGGGGTGTCATTCATAATCCCGAGAGGAAAAGCGGTAGCTTTTACCGGAAGTTCCGGTGCCGGAAAGACAACGGTGGTGGACTTGCTGCTTGGCTTGCTTGAGCCGCAAAGTGGAAGTGTCCTGGTTGACGGCAAGGACATAAATGATAACCTTTCTGCCTGGCAACGAAATATAGGCTATATCCCTCAATTTATCTATCTTGCCGATGAGACTCTGCGGCAGAATATTGCCTTTGGACTCCCCGGGGATAAAATTGATGACAAACAGGTGTGGAAGGCAGTCAGGTTGGCACAACTAGAGGATCTGGTGCACCGATTGCCTCATGGCCTGGATACGATTATAGGTGAGAGAGGTACAAGATTGTCCGGGGGACAGCGTCAGCGTGTCGGTATAGCCAGAGCGCTTTATCACGATCCGCAGGTGCTGGTAATGGATGAGGCGACATCAGCCCTGGATAATATCACAGAAAAACAGATCATCAAAGCTATCGAAGAACTCAAAGGTGAACGAACTATCATAATGATAGCACACCGGCTGACTACTGTAATGAACTGCGATATTTTATACCTCATGGATGCCGGAAAGATAGTCAAACAGGGAACATATCAGGAGTTGATTTCATCCAGTAAGCAGTTCCGTGAAATGGCCATGGAACAGTGA